A DNA window from Nitrospinota bacterium contains the following coding sequences:
- a CDS encoding YfhL family 4Fe-4S dicluster ferredoxin, which translates to MATIITDECINCGVCEPECPNTAITEGEDFYEIEPDLCTECVGFHGEEACQEVCPVDCCIPDEDKRETEEELLVKAQKIHPDETFPALDELTNETSLFRNPDRKNAGL; encoded by the coding sequence ATGGCAACAATTATCACTGACGAATGTATCAACTGTGGCGTATGTGAACCGGAGTGTCCTAACACGGCGATAACCGAAGGCGAAGATTTCTATGAAATCGAACCCGATCTCTGCACAGAGTGTGTAGGATTCCATGGTGAAGAAGCCTGTCAAGAAGTATGCCCTGTTGATTGTTGTATTCCAGATGAAGATAAAAGGGAAACGGAAGAAGAGCTGCTGGTTAAAGCCCAGAAAATCCATCCGGATGAAACTTTCCCGGCTTTAGATGAATTAACCAACGAAACTTCCCTTTTCCGCAATCCAGACCGGAAAAACGCCGGACTGTAA
- the lspA gene encoding signal peptidase II gives MRNKYLSLLIVSGVLIVIDQYTKLMVSLHIPLNYSVEVIEGIFNLTHIRNSGVAFGLFASQQSEYKALMFITISTIAITAILVIFHQTPKEKKMVQIGLILIFSGAIGNLIDRSLHGEVIDFVDLFINGHHFPAFNIADSCITMGVALMVIDLFSEGSRPDPSTNTL, from the coding sequence GTGAGGAATAAATATTTGTCGCTATTAATTGTGTCTGGAGTATTGATCGTGATCGATCAATATACCAAGCTCATGGTTTCGCTTCATATTCCTCTTAATTATTCGGTAGAAGTCATTGAGGGTATTTTCAACCTGACACATATTCGCAATTCCGGAGTTGCATTTGGGCTATTTGCCAGTCAACAGTCTGAGTATAAGGCGCTGATGTTCATAACAATATCGACCATTGCCATTACTGCTATCCTGGTGATATTTCATCAAACCCCTAAAGAAAAGAAAATGGTTCAGATTGGTTTGATTCTTATATTCAGTGGGGCGATTGGTAATCTTATTGACAGGAGCCTTCATGGTGAGGTGATAGATTTTGTTGATCTTTTTATCAATGGGCACCACTTTCCGGCATTTAATATTGCCGATTCCTGCATAACAATGGGTGTTGCCTTAATGGTGATCGATTTATTCAGTGAAGGTTCAAGGCCAGACCCGTCTACAAATACTCTTTAA
- the pssA gene encoding CDP-diacylglycerol--serine O-phosphatidyltransferase, translating to MKPKKGIHILPSLFTTGNVFCGFYAFVAVLNEQFYLAAWAIVIGMIFDGLDGRIARLTKTTSAFGEQYDSLADIITFGMAPAFLAYSWVLKPFGRLGWMAAFLFLLCAALRLARFNVTKSEVRSQHFIGLPSPAAAVVVASIVIAFEDLFATRMNPFIMVMVVYTLAFLMVSNIKYPAFKQLEFKKRVVFSRFLFVILFIYVLATIPRVALFILGISYAVIGPISLLLANKKVESESNETSPPPINNH from the coding sequence ATGAAACCCAAAAAAGGCATTCACATCCTGCCAAGTTTGTTCACCACAGGAAATGTGTTTTGCGGATTCTACGCATTTGTAGCGGTATTGAACGAACAGTTTTATTTGGCCGCCTGGGCTATTGTAATAGGTATGATATTTGACGGGTTAGATGGTCGCATCGCCCGACTGACAAAAACCACCAGCGCATTTGGAGAACAATACGATTCTCTGGCAGATATCATTACCTTTGGCATGGCTCCAGCCTTCCTGGCATACTCCTGGGTATTAAAGCCCTTTGGCCGACTGGGTTGGATGGCGGCTTTCCTGTTCTTATTATGTGCCGCTTTGAGGCTGGCCAGGTTCAATGTCACCAAATCTGAAGTCCGCAGCCAACACTTCATAGGCCTGCCAAGCCCCGCCGCGGCAGTGGTGGTAGCATCTATTGTTATTGCGTTTGAAGATCTTTTTGCCACGCGCATGAATCCTTTTATCATGGTAATGGTGGTTTATACTCTGGCGTTTCTCATGGTCAGCAATATAAAATACCCTGCCTTCAAGCAGTTAGAATTTAAAAAACGGGTGGTTTTTTCCCGCTTTCTATTCGTGATATTATTCATTTATGTTCTTGCGACCATACCCAGAGTTGCATTGTTCATTCTTGGCATCAGTTATGCTGTTATAGGTCCAATTAGTTTATTGTTGGCTAATAAAAAAGTGGAGTCTGAATCCAACGAGACATCCCCTCCTCCAATAAACAACCACTAA
- a CDS encoding DJ-1/PfpI family protein gives MDAENLIVLIVIPQSRFCDQQLSELNSVFEAASVKTVTLSKSGSEAVGEMKTKVTPDGILVDWDKRFLPNKKYDAVVVVGGKGAKSSIWNDPILPQIITDHYRAGKIVGALGISVISLVRAGLLAGHEVADTNHEKCNQELKEAGAYVVEEPLTCSNKIVTAFGESSGKLLAAKVLELLGVT, from the coding sequence ATGGATGCTGAAAATCTGATTGTCCTGATTGTTATTCCTCAAAGCCGTTTCTGTGATCAGCAATTGTCAGAATTAAATTCTGTATTTGAAGCGGCGTCGGTTAAAACTGTTACCCTTTCTAAGTCAGGCTCTGAAGCGGTCGGAGAAATGAAAACAAAAGTCACTCCTGATGGAATATTGGTGGACTGGGATAAAAGATTCTTACCGAATAAAAAATATGATGCGGTGGTGGTGGTTGGAGGGAAGGGCGCAAAAAGCTCTATTTGGAATGACCCGATTCTTCCTCAAATTATAACGGACCACTATAGAGCCGGTAAAATTGTGGGGGCTTTGGGAATATCAGTGATTTCATTGGTCCGTGCCGGGTTGCTTGCCGGTCATGAAGTCGCTGATACAAATCATGAAAAATGTAATCAAGAACTGAAGGAAGCTGGAGCTTATGTTGTTGAAGAACCCCTGACATGTTCGAATAAAATTGTAACGGCATTTGGAGAGTCCAGTGGCAAGTTGTTGGCTGCAAAAGTTCTGGAACTCTTAGGTGTTACATGA
- a CDS encoding YajQ family cyclic di-GMP-binding protein, giving the protein MASKSSSFDIVSTTDMAEVQNACNQTMLEIRQRFDFKGSKSEVELDSKKSQVVILADDAHKLNSVVDILQSKLIKRKVSIKALDYGNVESASGDTVRQTISIQQGIPQDKGKEIIKYIKGLGFKKMQAQIADDQVRVSAKDKDDLQSAIASLKAKDFGIDMSFTNYR; this is encoded by the coding sequence ATGGCTTCTAAAAGTTCATCATTTGATATTGTTTCAACAACCGATATGGCGGAGGTGCAAAATGCCTGCAACCAAACAATGCTTGAAATCAGGCAACGGTTTGATTTCAAGGGGAGCAAAAGTGAGGTAGAACTGGATTCCAAAAAATCCCAGGTCGTAATTCTTGCAGACGATGCACACAAACTTAATTCCGTTGTTGATATTCTGCAAAGCAAATTGATAAAAAGAAAAGTATCAATTAAAGCATTGGATTATGGAAATGTAGAATCTGCCTCAGGAGATACCGTACGACAGACGATTTCCATCCAGCAGGGAATCCCACAAGATAAAGGCAAGGAAATTATTAAATATATTAAAGGTCTGGGTTTTAAAAAAATGCAGGCCCAGATAGCTGACGATCAGGTGAGAGTATCAGCAAAAGATAAAGACGACCTGCAATCGGCCATAGCAAGCTTGAAGGCAAAAGACTTCGGCATTGACATGTCTTTCACCAACTACCGTTGA
- a CDS encoding tetratricopeptide repeat protein yields the protein MDNTEQLLEDLKSEDPTTRENATRELWIIWHRQEGAELERDLNEATELMDRQKHDEALIALQTLVEKCPEFAEAHNKLATLLFLMGQYDESIKECEEVLKRIPHHFGALNGLGLCLFELKRFEEAIRSFQKALEIQPYAQINRTYIANCRANLN from the coding sequence TTGGATAATACCGAGCAGTTACTGGAAGATTTGAAGAGTGAAGACCCGACCACACGGGAGAATGCGACCCGTGAACTATGGATCATCTGGCATCGACAGGAGGGCGCTGAACTGGAACGTGACTTGAATGAGGCAACGGAGTTGATGGATCGGCAAAAGCACGATGAGGCGTTGATCGCGTTGCAAACCCTTGTTGAGAAATGCCCCGAATTCGCCGAAGCTCACAACAAACTCGCTACTCTCCTGTTTCTCATGGGACAATACGATGAGTCCATAAAAGAATGCGAAGAAGTTTTGAAACGAATCCCTCACCATTTTGGCGCTCTCAATGGGCTGGGGCTGTGTCTGTTTGAACTGAAACGATTCGAGGAGGCAATTCGCAGCTTCCAGAAGGCTCTTGAAATCCAGCCTTATGCCCAAATCAACCGGACCTATATTGCAAACTGCCGTGCCAACCTCAACTAA
- a CDS encoding peptide ABC transporter substrate-binding protein produces the protein MIVKKILIYMPVLLILFLSQSFFWVPTYDKQAVGNPVRLVKYVQGSSGDAHILNPTLSADTSSSSINELVFDGLIDLDQNLKYRPRLAKSWVQFEEAMLTLNTSSFLPGGKFADSKSDWPDSLVEAIGKNTEWAKNLRSVEVIPGKTIQGVIKLSGSDKDLKQIPYTVHQPPRLKFTLEKIDQDFFVPIRQWLGEGYFTNFPYDKFIHAEEPQHQKKLQEYYRQILPLTEHNPVIVFDLRKDVTFHDGHPFDSGDVLFTFESIIDPKGTSPRKSDYEPVKNAKVLGPHKIRFTYKRLFSPAINSWSMGILPEHLLTREKLVEEAGERGRDPEVFGLRDSNFNRHPIGTGPFKFVEWKSDEHIRLARNEHYWEGAPEYEEYVMRIIPDSLTQEMEFYAGAVDNYSVQPHQVARFSTDDKYQSFSSLGYFYSYIGYNLRKPLFKDKDIRVALGMAIDIDPIIQYILYGEGERVTGPYPKITEWYDPDVKSLPYDPEGALKILNAKGWKKNADGWLEKDGKVFEFNLITNSGNPVRKNILTIAQESWRKIGIKCNTQLFEWAVFLKDFVNALKFDALVLGWSMGIDPDLYQIWHSSQAGPGQLNFVGYKNDEADRLITRIRREYDREKQVKMAHELHRMIARDQPYNFLYVAKSTQLLDKKIVIVEKEEGGEVKYEKIYPTRDGRIRYYFNKWKKLATLPTFSSAG, from the coding sequence ATGATTGTCAAAAAAATTCTCATCTATATGCCTGTCCTGTTGATCCTGTTTCTGTCGCAGTCTTTTTTCTGGGTGCCCACTTACGATAAGCAGGCGGTTGGTAACCCCGTACGGTTGGTTAAGTATGTACAGGGCTCCAGCGGCGATGCACATATACTGAACCCCACTTTAAGCGCTGATACCTCATCCAGTTCCATAAATGAGTTGGTTTTTGACGGTCTGATTGATCTTGATCAGAACCTAAAATATCGCCCAAGACTTGCAAAGTCCTGGGTTCAGTTTGAAGAGGCAATGCTGACACTTAACACATCTTCTTTTTTGCCCGGAGGCAAGTTTGCGGACAGCAAATCGGACTGGCCCGATAGCCTTGTTGAAGCAATAGGTAAAAATACTGAATGGGCTAAAAACCTGCGTTCCGTAGAAGTTATTCCTGGAAAAACCATACAGGGAGTGATTAAACTTTCTGGTTCTGACAAAGATTTAAAACAGATTCCTTACACAGTCCACCAGCCACCCAGATTGAAATTCACTCTGGAAAAAATTGATCAGGATTTCTTTGTTCCCATCAGGCAGTGGTTGGGCGAAGGCTATTTTACAAACTTCCCCTACGATAAATTCATCCATGCCGAAGAACCGCAACATCAGAAAAAACTTCAGGAATATTACAGACAAATATTGCCGTTGACAGAACATAACCCGGTGATCGTGTTTGACCTGAGAAAAGATGTGACCTTTCACGATGGTCATCCGTTTGACTCTGGCGATGTTTTGTTTACTTTTGAATCAATCATCGATCCTAAAGGCACATCACCTAGAAAATCCGATTACGAGCCGGTAAAAAACGCAAAAGTTCTGGGGCCGCATAAAATTCGTTTCACTTATAAACGCCTTTTTTCGCCAGCCATAAACTCCTGGTCCATGGGCATTCTGCCAGAACACCTGCTAACAAGGGAGAAGCTGGTTGAAGAAGCCGGGGAACGAGGTCGGGACCCTGAAGTTTTTGGTTTGCGCGACAGCAATTTCAATCGCCATCCAATTGGTACTGGGCCGTTCAAATTCGTAGAGTGGAAGTCCGACGAACATATACGACTGGCCCGAAACGAACATTACTGGGAGGGAGCACCGGAATACGAAGAATATGTCATGCGCATTATTCCAGACTCTTTGACGCAGGAGATGGAATTTTATGCCGGGGCGGTTGATAATTATTCCGTGCAACCCCACCAGGTGGCCCGGTTTTCAACTGACGATAAATATCAAAGCTTTTCCAGTCTGGGCTATTTCTACTCCTACATTGGCTATAACTTGCGTAAGCCTTTATTTAAAGATAAAGATATACGTGTGGCACTTGGCATGGCCATCGACATCGACCCGATCATTCAATACATTCTTTATGGAGAGGGGGAAAGGGTGACAGGACCCTACCCGAAAATCACAGAATGGTACGACCCTGATGTCAAATCTCTACCTTACGACCCGGAGGGAGCGCTTAAAATCTTGAACGCCAAAGGGTGGAAGAAAAACGCCGATGGCTGGCTGGAAAAAGATGGAAAAGTTTTTGAGTTCAATCTGATCACAAACAGTGGAAACCCCGTGCGTAAAAACATTCTCACCATTGCCCAGGAAAGCTGGAGGAAGATTGGCATCAAATGCAACACGCAGCTTTTCGAGTGGGCGGTATTCCTGAAAGATTTTGTCAATGCTCTTAAATTTGACGCGCTGGTGTTGGGGTGGAGCATGGGCATCGACCCGGACCTCTACCAGATCTGGCACTCAAGTCAGGCAGGACCCGGACAACTGAACTTTGTCGGCTATAAGAATGACGAGGCGGACAGGCTGATAACAAGAATCCGCAGAGAATACGACCGGGAAAAGCAGGTCAAAATGGCGCACGAGCTTCACCGTATGATCGCAAGAGACCAGCCTTATAACTTTTTGTACGTTGCAAAATCGACCCAATTGCTGGATAAGAAAATCGTGATTGTAGAAAAAGAAGAGGGCGGGGAAGTGAAGTATGAGAAAATTTATCCAACCCGAGACGGTCGAATCCGCTATTACTTCAACAAATGGAAAAAACTGGCAACCCTTCCCACTTTCAGTTCTGCGGGATAA
- a CDS encoding acetyl-CoA carboxylase carboxyltransferase subunit beta: MSWIDKIKAGIGGKKTTKDEDLWVNCKKCKEQIFIAELEDNLKVCPHCDYHFRLETRQRIHQLLDQDTFTEYDQTLASSDPLKFKDTKKYKERIKSSAKKGLSNDAIITGSGSIEGLPVELCAFDFSFMGGSMGSVVGEKITRTIERAIESNSALIIVSCSGGARMQEGIFSLMQMAKTSAALSKLSNKKIPYISILTDPTMGGVSASFSMLGDIILAEPGALVGFAGPRVIEQTIKQKLPAGFQRAEFLLDHGLIDNVVHRKELKSTLAHLLRLLQNKPEEETKPESENPVLTKPPELLGA, encoded by the coding sequence ATGTCATGGATTGATAAAATCAAGGCCGGAATCGGCGGAAAAAAAACCACCAAAGATGAAGATCTCTGGGTCAATTGTAAAAAATGTAAAGAACAGATTTTTATCGCCGAGCTGGAAGACAACCTCAAGGTCTGCCCTCACTGTGATTACCATTTCCGGTTAGAGACTCGACAAAGAATACATCAGCTCCTGGATCAGGATACGTTTACAGAATATGACCAGACCCTTGCCTCCTCTGATCCTTTAAAGTTCAAAGACACAAAAAAATATAAAGAAAGAATCAAGTCATCGGCAAAAAAAGGACTCTCCAATGACGCGATCATTACCGGCTCCGGATCAATAGAAGGACTACCCGTTGAACTCTGCGCTTTTGACTTCAGTTTCATGGGGGGAAGCATGGGTTCGGTGGTGGGTGAAAAAATTACCCGAACTATAGAACGCGCTATTGAAAGCAATTCAGCTCTAATTATAGTAAGCTGTTCTGGTGGTGCCAGAATGCAGGAGGGAATCTTTTCTCTAATGCAAATGGCAAAAACCTCTGCCGCTCTCAGCAAGTTGAGCAACAAAAAAATTCCCTATATCTCTATCTTGACTGACCCGACCATGGGCGGTGTCTCTGCAAGTTTCTCCATGCTTGGAGACATAATTCTTGCAGAACCAGGAGCTCTGGTTGGATTCGCGGGCCCCCGTGTGATCGAACAGACTATTAAACAGAAGCTACCCGCAGGATTCCAAAGAGCTGAATTTTTGCTGGATCACGGTCTCATCGACAACGTAGTACACCGTAAAGAATTGAAATCCACCCTCGCCCATTTGCTCAGGTTATTACAAAACAAACCTGAAGAAGAGACTAAGCCCGAATCAGAAAACCCTGTCCTCACAAAACCTCCGGAACTACTGGGAGCCTAA
- a CDS encoding chlorite dismutase translates to MSIDDKELEDFMPALELEWTDEAQSRMTNVPFFVRKSVVRGIEQYAKDKGITIVDDIVVSKARQEREGEAMEQARKKKAEEQKASSDENPVQRQYISFTFYKLDPAFRRLPKDERDQGMKEFIDVLEEYDNSSDMILLCYSMVGLRGDVDIMTWRISYSLEEFQTMTTKLMQTGLGRYLHTPYSYLSMTKRSMYMDFINPEHEEDRTHIIPGKAKYLFIYPFVKTREWYLLTQFTRQGIMDEHIYVGNKYPSVKLNTTYCFGIDDYEFVVAFESNSPDDFLDLVQELRETEGSRYVKEDTPIFTCIAMSIEDAVHSLGC, encoded by the coding sequence ATGAGTATTGACGACAAAGAGTTGGAAGATTTTATGCCTGCGCTTGAGTTGGAATGGACCGATGAAGCCCAGAGCCGTATGACTAACGTGCCATTTTTCGTCCGCAAAAGTGTGGTGCGTGGCATTGAACAATATGCCAAAGATAAAGGCATCACAATAGTTGATGACATTGTTGTCTCCAAGGCTCGCCAGGAACGTGAAGGCGAAGCTATGGAGCAGGCTCGTAAAAAGAAAGCAGAAGAGCAGAAAGCTTCCAGTGATGAAAACCCCGTCCAACGTCAATACATAAGTTTCACTTTCTATAAACTCGATCCGGCATTTCGCCGACTGCCCAAAGATGAACGCGATCAGGGTATGAAAGAGTTTATTGATGTGCTTGAAGAATACGATAACAGTTCCGATATGATTTTACTGTGTTACTCAATGGTCGGCCTGCGTGGTGATGTTGATATAATGACCTGGCGCATCTCTTACTCTCTTGAAGAGTTCCAGACAATGACCACCAAGCTTATGCAGACCGGGTTGGGAAGATATCTGCATACACCGTATTCTTATCTTTCCATGACCAAGCGGTCGATGTATATGGACTTCATAAATCCCGAGCACGAAGAAGACCGTACTCACATTATTCCGGGCAAGGCGAAATATCTTTTCATTTACCCTTTCGTCAAGACACGAGAATGGTATCTGCTGACACAGTTCACCCGACAGGGAATCATGGACGAGCATATTTATGTCGGCAACAAATATCCTTCCGTTAAATTGAATACGACCTATTGTTTTGGTATTGACGATTACGAATTTGTTGTTGCTTTCGAGTCCAATTCTCCTGATGATTTTCTAGATCTGGTTCAGGAACTGAGGGAAACAGAAGGAAGCCGGTATGTGAAAGAAGATACTCCTATCTTCACCTGTATTGCCATGTCGATTGAAGACGCTGTCCATAGCCTGGGCTGTTAA
- a CDS encoding DMT family transporter yields the protein MSYLYASLVFVLGFMLPVQVGINAELARHTNNPLLAALISFSVGTLCLIASAVILRIPVPPIGQVAVMPVWIWGGGLIGAAVVLGSIIAGPKIGALALVGILLVGQLIASVLIDHFGWLGFPMQKINIVRIFGILLLLGGFYLIRNN from the coding sequence ATGAGCTATCTTTATGCTTCTCTAGTCTTTGTATTAGGATTCATGTTGCCGGTTCAAGTCGGCATAAATGCGGAACTGGCCCGGCATACCAATAACCCGTTGCTTGCGGCGTTGATTTCTTTTTCTGTGGGTACATTATGTCTCATTGCAAGCGCAGTAATATTGAGAATACCTGTCCCTCCTATTGGTCAGGTAGCTGTTATGCCTGTCTGGATCTGGGGTGGAGGTTTAATTGGCGCTGCAGTTGTGCTGGGTTCAATTATTGCCGGACCTAAAATTGGCGCGCTCGCTCTGGTAGGTATATTGCTTGTGGGGCAATTGATTGCTTCTGTTTTGATCGATCATTTCGGTTGGCTGGGTTTTCCTATGCAAAAAATCAATATTGTCCGAATCTTTGGGATCTTGTTACTTCTGGGCGGATTTTATTTGATTCGAAACAATTAA
- a CDS encoding pyridoxamine 5-phosphate oxidase: MKLPGSKGEHKLQKKLGTAKKAQAFYKNQMLDHLNPEMCEFISNQEIVCIATSDANGECDCSFRNGPPGWVRVINDKTLAFPEYRGNGVFASMGNIMENPHVGMIFVDFFDSTVGLHVNGKVRIFMDQAISGLVPDDLKKNIPKGGGLKAECWVVVEIEEAYIHCSKHIPRLKKMKKEIHWGTNLETHKKSNTFVTRKTTRRKSRSK; encoded by the coding sequence ATGAAGCTACCGGGTTCCAAAGGGGAACATAAACTGCAAAAAAAGCTCGGCACTGCGAAGAAGGCTCAGGCTTTCTATAAAAATCAGATGCTGGATCATCTCAACCCTGAGATGTGCGAGTTTATTTCCAATCAGGAAATCGTTTGCATTGCCACTTCTGACGCGAACGGTGAATGCGACTGCTCTTTTAGAAACGGTCCACCGGGATGGGTTCGGGTTATCAATGACAAAACCCTGGCGTTCCCCGAGTACAGGGGCAATGGAGTCTTCGCCAGTATGGGGAACATCATGGAAAACCCTCATGTTGGAATGATATTCGTTGACTTTTTTGACAGCACGGTTGGTCTGCATGTAAATGGCAAAGTTCGGATATTTATGGACCAGGCAATTAGTGGTTTGGTACCGGATGACCTTAAGAAAAATATTCCCAAAGGAGGGGGGCTTAAAGCGGAGTGCTGGGTGGTCGTTGAAATAGAAGAAGCCTATATTCATTGTTCAAAGCACATCCCCCGGCTCAAAAAAATGAAGAAGGAAATTCACTGGGGAACGAACTTGGAAACGCATAAGAAAAGTAATACGTTTGTGACCAGAAAAACAACCCGCAGAAAGTCCAGGAGTAAATAA
- a CDS encoding NADP-specific glutamate dehydrogenase yields the protein MTRGTALNHNEFMQGLIKRNPGEVEFHQAVDEVATSVIPFINENPKYIENQILERMTEPDRTIIFRVCWQDDKGNIRTNRGYRVQFNNAIGPYKGGLRFHPSVNLSILKFLGFEQTFKNSLTGLPMGSGKGGSDFNPKGKSEREIMRFCQAFMTELSKHIGENIDVPAGDIGVGAREISYMFGQYKRLQNEFTGTLTGKAIEFGGSLIRKEATGYGCAYFMEEMLKHIQDSISEKSCIVSGSGNVAQFCAQKIIDLGGKVLTLSDSSGFIYDPDGLNDEKLNFVIDLKNNRRGRISEYAEKYKVEFHKGKRPWVVKADLAFPCATQNEIELSDAENLIKNGCKGVAEGANMPTTMEAIEALDQANIMFSPGKASNAGGVAVSGLEMTQNSIRLSWQRDELDDRLKNIMRDIHQQCVNYGTEKKHIDYVKGANLAGFVKVAEAMVAYGVI from the coding sequence ATGACTCGAGGCACTGCATTAAATCACAATGAATTCATGCAGGGATTGATCAAAAGAAATCCTGGCGAAGTTGAATTTCATCAGGCTGTTGACGAAGTAGCTACCAGCGTGATTCCATTCATCAACGAAAACCCCAAATACATCGAAAATCAAATTCTTGAGCGAATGACCGAGCCGGACCGGACTATTATTTTTCGGGTATGCTGGCAAGACGATAAAGGTAATATACGTACCAATCGTGGTTACAGAGTCCAGTTCAATAATGCCATTGGACCTTACAAAGGTGGCCTTCGCTTCCACCCCTCTGTCAATTTAAGCATCCTCAAATTCCTGGGTTTTGAGCAAACTTTCAAGAATAGCTTAACTGGCCTTCCAATGGGTTCTGGCAAGGGTGGTTCAGATTTCAACCCAAAGGGAAAATCGGAACGTGAGATTATGCGGTTTTGTCAGGCTTTTATGACAGAATTGTCAAAACATATAGGAGAAAATATAGATGTCCCTGCCGGAGATATTGGTGTAGGCGCAAGAGAAATTAGCTACATGTTTGGTCAATATAAGCGCTTACAAAATGAATTCACTGGAACTCTAACGGGTAAAGCAATTGAGTTTGGTGGAAGTTTGATAAGAAAAGAAGCTACTGGATATGGTTGTGCTTATTTTATGGAAGAAATGCTTAAACATATTCAGGATTCCATAAGTGAGAAAAGTTGCATTGTCTCAGGATCAGGAAACGTTGCTCAGTTTTGTGCTCAAAAAATAATAGATTTAGGTGGTAAGGTTCTAACTTTATCAGATTCCTCTGGTTTTATTTATGATCCTGATGGCTTAAATGATGAGAAGCTAAATTTCGTCATTGACTTAAAAAATAACCGGAGGGGAAGAATTTCAGAATATGCAGAAAAATATAAAGTAGAATTCCATAAAGGCAAAAGACCTTGGGTTGTGAAGGCAGACTTGGCATTTCCCTGTGCAACTCAAAATGAAATTGAATTGTCTGATGCGGAAAACCTTATTAAGAATGGATGTAAGGGTGTGGCTGAAGGTGCTAACATGCCAACAACAATGGAGGCGATTGAGGCGTTAGATCAGGCTAATATTATGTTTTCGCCAGGAAAGGCTTCTAATGCAGGAGGGGTTGCTGTTTCTGGACTTGAAATGACCCAAAACAGCATTCGTCTTTCATGGCAAAGAGACGAACTTGATGATCGACTCAAGAATATTATGCGTGACATTCATCAACAGTGCGTCAACTATGGAACTGAAAAAAAACATATAGATTATGTAAAAGGTGCAAACCTGGCAGGATTTGTTAAGGTTGCCGAAGCTATGGTGGCTTATGGCGTAATCTAA
- a CDS encoding phosphatidylserine decarboxylase family protein, which translates to MRIPIAKEGYVFIIPLLVLTWGFCALSWFWATGLFGGLLLFVTWFFRDPERVIPDDPNAIVSPGDGRIVEIVPEQDPLLENEGYTRISVFLNVFNVHVNRVPIAGKIQAYRYNKGKFLNAASHKASLDNEQSAILLNNGHVTILVKQIAGLIARRIVCWAKEGDEFQRGQRYGLIRFGSRMDVFVPQGTDIKVAVGDIVNGGSSIIGYLK; encoded by the coding sequence ATGCGAATTCCTATAGCTAAAGAGGGGTATGTATTCATCATTCCCCTCCTTGTTTTAACCTGGGGATTCTGTGCTCTATCCTGGTTCTGGGCCACAGGGTTATTTGGCGGACTTCTCCTGTTTGTCACGTGGTTTTTTCGTGACCCTGAAAGAGTTATACCCGATGACCCTAATGCCATCGTTTCACCCGGGGATGGCAGGATAGTTGAAATAGTCCCAGAACAAGATCCTCTGCTTGAAAATGAAGGGTATACACGGATAAGCGTATTTCTGAATGTGTTTAACGTTCATGTCAACCGTGTGCCTATTGCCGGTAAGATTCAGGCATATCGCTATAATAAAGGGAAATTTTTAAACGCCGCCAGCCACAAGGCCTCATTGGATAACGAACAAAGCGCTATCCTATTGAATAATGGTCATGTTACAATTTTAGTGAAGCAAATTGCCGGTTTGATTGCTCGCAGAATTGTATGCTGGGCAAAAGAAGGTGATGAATTTCAACGTGGACAACGCTACGGCTTAATCCGTTTCGGCTCACGTATGGATGTGTTTGTACCTCAGGGTACAGATATCAAAGTTGCTGTTGGCGATATTGTCAATGGAGGAAGCTCCATCATTGGATATTTAAAATAA